Proteins from a single region of Nerophis ophidion isolate RoL-2023_Sa linkage group LG10, RoL_Noph_v1.0, whole genome shotgun sequence:
- the si:cabz01074946.1 gene encoding uncharacterized protein si:cabz01074946.1 isoform X1, whose product MTLQVLVRDLAKATILLLLCDVAAGTADRLQQVAYQGQAVTLSSSGDPLWKPVSIKWSVYFNETWIATFHGGKTNTERFYQFRGRLSLNTTSGDLTIHNVTRRDAMDYTVELTDVDQRSIVTEVTLVVRTASLFFLLEHLQKPTLRTLFTALWDDGCWVGLHCSSQDVGSNLSWTFDPPLRDSYLFEYGNKPGLLLAFLHDAVKFTCTSSRHLENISDSVHKKCATAAELSSRDRSGLLVLVGIVVGVFAMIMLNQLRGERVPL is encoded by the exons ATGACGCTTCAAGTCCTCGTTCGAG ATCTCGCCAAGGCCACCATCTTGCTTCTGCTGTGTGACGTAGCTGCTGGCA CAGCAGATCGTCTCCAGCAGGTGGCCTATCAGGGGCAGGCGGTTACATTGTCTTCATCGGGTGACCCATTATGGAAGCCTGTGTCCATCAAGTGGTCCGTATATTTCAACGAGACTTGGATCGCCACCTTCCACGGTGGGAAGACCAACACGGAGCGCTTTTACCAGTTCAGGGGACGGCTGAGTCTCAACACCACTTCAG GGGACTTAACCATTCATAACGTGACCAGACGGGACGCCATGGACTACACTGTGGAGTTGACAGATGTGGACCAACGCAGCATAGTGACAGAGGTGACGCTGGTAGTGAGAA CTGCTTCGCTGTTTTTTCTTTTAGAACATCTACAGAAACCAACCCTGCGGACGCTATTCACCGCACTCTGGGATGACGGCTGTTGGGTGGGACTCCATTGTTCATCTCAAGATGTTGGCTCCAACCTCTCTTGGACATTTGATCCCCCGCTTAGAGACTCCTACCTGTTTGAGTATGGCAACAAGCCCGGTCTTCTCCTCGCCTTCCTGCACGATGCAGTGAAGTTCACGTGCACCTCAAGCCGCCACCTGGAGAACATCTCCGACAGTGTCCACAAGAAGT GTGCGACGGCGGCGGAACTTTCATCTCGTGATCGAAGTGGACTGTTAGTTTTGGTGGGAATCGTCGTTGGCGTTTTTGCCATGATCATGTTAAACCAGTTGAGAGGTGAGCGTGTTCCACTTTAG
- the si:cabz01074946.1 gene encoding uncharacterized protein si:cabz01074946.1 isoform X2 → MTLQVLVRDLAKATILLLLCDVAAGTADRLQQVAYQGQAVTLSSSGDPLWKPVSIKWSVYFNETWIATFHGGKTNTERFYQFRGRLSLNTTSGDLTIHNVTRRDAMDYTVELTDVDQRSIVTEVTLVVRKHLQKPTLRTLFTALWDDGCWVGLHCSSQDVGSNLSWTFDPPLRDSYLFEYGNKPGLLLAFLHDAVKFTCTSSRHLENISDSVHKKCATAAELSSRDRSGLLVLVGIVVGVFAMIMLNQLRGERVPL, encoded by the exons ATGACGCTTCAAGTCCTCGTTCGAG ATCTCGCCAAGGCCACCATCTTGCTTCTGCTGTGTGACGTAGCTGCTGGCA CAGCAGATCGTCTCCAGCAGGTGGCCTATCAGGGGCAGGCGGTTACATTGTCTTCATCGGGTGACCCATTATGGAAGCCTGTGTCCATCAAGTGGTCCGTATATTTCAACGAGACTTGGATCGCCACCTTCCACGGTGGGAAGACCAACACGGAGCGCTTTTACCAGTTCAGGGGACGGCTGAGTCTCAACACCACTTCAG GGGACTTAACCATTCATAACGTGACCAGACGGGACGCCATGGACTACACTGTGGAGTTGACAGATGTGGACCAACGCAGCATAGTGACAGAGGTGACGCTGGTAGTGAGAA AACATCTACAGAAACCAACCCTGCGGACGCTATTCACCGCACTCTGGGATGACGGCTGTTGGGTGGGACTCCATTGTTCATCTCAAGATGTTGGCTCCAACCTCTCTTGGACATTTGATCCCCCGCTTAGAGACTCCTACCTGTTTGAGTATGGCAACAAGCCCGGTCTTCTCCTCGCCTTCCTGCACGATGCAGTGAAGTTCACGTGCACCTCAAGCCGCCACCTGGAGAACATCTCCGACAGTGTCCACAAGAAGT GTGCGACGGCGGCGGAACTTTCATCTCGTGATCGAAGTGGACTGTTAGTTTTGGTGGGAATCGTCGTTGGCGTTTTTGCCATGATCATGTTAAACCAGTTGAGAGGTGAGCGTGTTCCACTTTAG